Sequence from the Equus quagga isolate Etosha38 chromosome 15, UCLA_HA_Equagga_1.0, whole genome shotgun sequence genome:
CCTGCGTGTGCCTGGCACTCTCACCCACACCCAACTGGACGGGAATGGAGAGTGGGCCTTGGGAGAGCCAGGGGGCCCTCTCTTCCCCTAATAATATTAACACCTTACTTCTGTTTACACAAAAGCAGTATTTTCACTAAAATTTTGTGAGCTAGTTTAAAAAGGCAATTGTCATTAtcccaagagaagaggaaactagGGTTCGGAGAAGCTTAATTGAGACTTGAGCCCCGTCTGCGGATTCCTGTGTTGTCTTTGACGTCTGAAGCCAAGGCAACGGGCAATGAAAGCAGAGTGTGAGACGCAGCACCTCCCAGTAATGGCATCATATCCTGTTATGCAACTTTCTGGAGCCTCAAGGTTAGAGTGTCGCCTTATAGCTGCCCCAGGAGCCACGGTGTTGGCGTTGGAGTTGGAGCTGATGCACAGGAAGAATGAGGAAGGCCAAGCTCTGGGGGCTGCTTGGGATGCTCTTTGTCTCAGGTAAGGCGAGGAAGAGGTGTGAGCAGGCGACGCCTCTGCCCAGGACCTCGGGGGGTCCCACCATAAGAAaggttccttttttcttttgaagctcCTGGGGATATGGCCACCCAAGAGAGAGCCAACCGTAGTTATGCCAGCCTGGGTTTCTCTACCCAAACTTAGCAGAATCAGGAGTTCTCCGGATACAGGGCCTGAGAACAGAATTAAAAGGGGTGCCTCAGGGAAACAGTATGTCTCTGCGTTTTGATGTTGTCAGAGACACGCAAAAACCTAGATGGGAAAATGATGGAGTAAATCTAAACTTGACATGAtcccaaataattttatttgagtttgAAGTTTTTTTTGTATCTGCCATCATGGTACTTTCGATGTTGATAGTCTATTAAACCCGAAAGAcgattcattccacaaatacttcCCAGGGGCCTCTGATGGGCCTCAGCTATTGctgaggacagagaagggagcagaagagGCCTGGTGCGCAATTTCACGGCGACTGTGATCCCAGGTTTCCGTTGTCTGCCGGTGTTGGAGGGCGCTGTTGCTCAGACTTGGCAGAGCTGGTCCATCTCCAGGccttgctttctctcctcttaTTGCACAGCTCACATCTTCACTAAAAATGGAAGCATTTGGGGCTTTCATTGCTCCTCCTCCTAATTCTGATGAATACATTGGGAAATTaaccagagaaagggaaaataccAACAGTGAGTTAAAAGAAAGGTTTGCCTTGGAAAAACATGGAAGATCACAGGCAGAGGTTGTTTTCTAGGGAAGCCACTGCTTTGAGCAAGGTCACAGACATCACCTTGCGGAGTCTGCACACAAATGCTGTTTTGGGTCTCCTTGGAGCTGGGGTGATCATCGAGACAGGCAGGTAGGAGTGTGGTTGTCATGGACCAGTGCATGTCCTTGtgttttgttcatgtttttccAAAGGAGAAGTGGGAGAAGATGGAGGTTGAAGGTTGTGTAGATATGTGAGGGAAAACCAGCAGTATATATTTCATTGTGTCCCGTGGGGGTGGGCTACGGTGTAATCTAAAAGCTCCCTCTAGCTCCTGTATCCCAGGGAACCGAGTCACCAGCACCTAGGCACACTTGGGCTGGGACTGCTGTAATCCCAAGCAGACGGCTTCCTTGGGCCACATAGCTCAGAGCTTTAGAGCTGACTCTGGACTCAGACTAACTGGttttgaatcctgactccaccactttcTACTGTGAGACCCTGGACAAATCACTTAATAGCCTCTGGGttattaaataatgtatttgtGACTCAATGTCCTTCTCTCTAAAATAGGATTAATAGCAGTGTCAACCTTAtaaattatgaagattaaatgagacagtattTTAAATGCTTAGCAATAAGAAGTATttgttattctttattattaacatattataAGGAATTCCTTTCTTGCAATGGAGCAAGAAATGGCGCACAGATAGCATTTCAGCACTGATTTCTTACTGTCTCCTTTCACAAGAGACAGGCAAGTTTGTAAGCAATCTCAGTCTCTTGTAACTCCTACTGCgttagtccgtttgggctgcagtaacaaagcaccacagacgagagggcttataaacaacagaaatttattcctcaccgttctggaggctagaggtttcaagatcaaggtgccaataTGGTTTggttctggtgaaggccctctcCTGGGTAGCGGACTGCCAACTTCTCACCGTGTCCCTGTGTGATGGAAGGGGCAATGGAGCTCTCCAGAGCCTCTTTACAAAGTCACTAATTCCATTCtcgagggtggagccctcatgagctAATCatctctcaaaggccccacctcctaataccatcaccttgggggttaggatttcaacatattaaCTTTGGGGGGACAAAAACATTCTGACCATAGCACCCACCTTGCCCAGGGAGTTGGCCAATATTTATCTATAACGTTAATTTAAGAGCTTAGGGCGTTGGCGGCTCACCATCGAGGCCCTAACCTCTTTAACATTACAGAAGGTGGAGAGTGGAGCCCGTGTGTCGTtctcagagcccagcacagtgcctggcacagagtaggtctCAGCCACAGTTTGAAGAATGActtaatgaatgagtgaaccaAATGTGGTTTAAAACAGCCCTCAGCCTCTCCTCACCTGTCTCTTGGACAGGCATTCCCGACCACTGTTCACAGGAATTGCCAGGAAGCTTGTTTTCGAGCTTTCCTTAGAAATTGAAGTTTGATCCCAGAAGAACTGGCCTTCAAACCCGGTGTCACTTTCAAAATCCTCAGGAGTCCCTGAGTTGTGTCTTCCCAAGGTCAGGTTGAGGTAGGCTGGGCCTGCTGGAGCTCTTGGCCCATCCTGGGGTGGAATGCAGGTGGGTTGTGATAACAGCCCAGGTGTTCCACCAAAGGGGCAGCTGTTGGCATTTTTCAATGGGCACTCATGGAGCTACCGCCCAAGGAATTAAAGCACGTGTGTGCAGCGGCAGTATTGATAACAGCAGCAGTCATTGTAGGTGGTGGTAGCCTGGCCCTCAGTTTAACCCAGCATTACTATCCAGCCTGTTCTTTGGTGTTCCATGGAGGCAGGTATCCTGGGCCTGAGAGGATAAACTGCAGTCCCTGAGTAAAGTTATAGAGCCCTGCTGTGTCCGGCTGAAACACAGCCCTGGCTCTTCTTCTCGCTTCCACTCTACTTGGCCCTCCCACCAGCAAGGCTCCCTTGGACCAGACCAGAAGATCATTTCCAATTCTAGGTGGTTAAACTGGTTCAACCTCCAAGTGTGTGATTGAAACTCTTGTCTCTGAACTCTGCCCTAGggttctcagcctcagcactattggcattttgggtgggataattctttgttgcgggGGTCTGTGCAccgtaggatgtttagcagcatccctggcctctacccattagacGCCAGTAGCACCCACCCTACTCCCAATTATAACAATTGAAAACGTCTCCAGGCATTGAGCAATGTCCtcagggggcagggggagccaTAATCGACCCCCggtggagaaccactgctgtgaCTCCTCGACATCCTGTAATACTTAGAACTCTTTTGGATGCAAGTGGCATAAACtcaactaaagcaaaaataagaggGGGGATTTCCTGGCTCAGGCAACTGGGAAGTACAAGCGGTGCTGGTCTGGAGCACAGCTGAGTCCTTGCCCGGGATAATGTCGTCAGGTCTTTCtccgtctctctgtctctgtctctttctctctttggctcTTTTTGGCCTCATTCTCAGGCAGACTATTTCCACATAGTGGAAATATAGCAACTGAAGATTCACATCCCACTGACCTATCGACAGtaggagaaaagaacatttttcttaataGCTACAGCAGCCTCAGAGAGGATTCTGACTGGCCCAGCCCCAGTCATGTGCCCATTTCTAAATCAATCAGCGTGGCCAGGGCTATGGGGTTCGTGTGTCCCTTCTTGAGAATGTGAGCAGCCCCAACAGTACAGCCACACAGGATGGATCCCCTAAAAAGAGATGCTCTGCTAtccaaggaagggagagaggaggaccaGACAGTCAGATATCAATGTGCACCAGGTCCCCAAGATGGCTTCCTCACTGCTTTTCCAATGGTCTCTGGAACCGACCTCTTTCCCGTGACTTAGATGAAGTTCCTCTAGCTATTGAGAGAAGTCACTTTCTGCTACTATCATGTCTTCACAGCCACTCTTCACCCTGTCCGTCCTTCTCTATAACCTTTCCCTCCCATCGTGTCCCCATCTTGCATGGTCTTAGCATGCGTCCCAAGTTCTGTCACCAACCAGgcaatttcttcctttcaaaaaccATCACTTATAAAAGTTGATTTGCATGAACCATACACAGCCTAGCTCttgtagtaagaaaaaaaaaaaaacgattcaCAGTGAAAAGACCTGGGATCTAGTGCTGTCTTGCTCCGAAAGTTGCATCTTCTCTGGAGGCCTTAAGGATCTCATCTGAAAAACGGGTGAttgaacaaaaaaagagagatggctcttctctctttttttccaaagagaGGAAAGCTATTCCTCACACAGCCAACCTCTGATTCCCTGCTTACAGAACTCCAAGCTGCAGCTGGACAagctgaggaaaagaaaatcctaaCAGAGGGGGAGACCCTGAACTATCACTGTGTCTACACCCGGAAGCACTCCCAAAGCCAGAAGGCTTGGCAGAGGGTGAGGGATGGAGGGAAAGCCGAGACGCTGGCATTCACAGAGAAGACTTCAAAGAACAGTCAAGAGCTGGGGGGCAGGTACTTCCTAGAAGATAATACCACTCAGGGCGCAGTTCACGTCCGAATGACCAATGTTCAAGTGAGTGACTCTGGACTGTATCGGTGTGTGATCTACCCAATTCTCAGCAACCCTGAAGTCCTCGAGTCTCTCCGCCTGGTGGTGACCAAGGGTGAGTGACCTGGGGGTGGGGCGTAGAGGGTGGGGAGAGCCAGGTGAGGTGGGAGTAGGGGGCAGCAGTGGTTGCACCAGCGGAGTTGTGGCTCAGGATTTCTAGCATCATATCTTTCTCCCAGAAGCTGCTCATCTCTCAGTTGAGGTCCTTGAGAGGCATTTGTCCCCACAGTAAGAAGGGGCTTCTGTTATGGGATTCCTCTTGGGTAACAGAGCCTATTTTGGGGTGCTCTTGTAGGAAGTGGGGTATAGTGAAAGGTGAGTGGTAGACTTGGGATAATTTAGTCTCATTCTTTGGGTCTCCACATAGAAGTCCTTTCCTCAGGAAGCCTCTGATCCACTCTCCCCCTTTCAAGGATGCACTCTGTGGCCTTCCTGTGGGCTTCCAAGGCAGATCTTCGCAGCCCTTCCTGTGGGCACGACCACCTGGATATCTTCTTTCaaatgcagactctgattcaATCGGTCTAAGGCGGGACctagattctgcatttctgatcCGCCCGCagtggatgctgctgctgctggtccgtGGTTCCCACTTTGGAGACCAAGGCTCCACAGCTCATTTCGTGTCCCCTCTCACAGATAACACTGTCTCACTGGGTAGTAGTGGCCGGTTTACTTACCCGCCTCCCCTCTGCATTTCTGAGCACATTGAGGGAAGGGCTTGTGTCCTGCTCAGCTCTGTATCCCCAGCAACGGACgtagtgcctggcacctagtgggCCCTCAGTAGGTGTTGACTGCATGAAttaaggaaggcagaggagagagaggcaggtcCAAGTTCCTAGCACCTGGAGAATTCTAAGCATAAGACaaggtaaatatatattaataaaagataaCTTGTAAAGAAATACGCCAAAAGTACAGGTGAGCGCAAGGCAGAGAGGATGGTGTAAGGTAGAGTAATGAGGGAATTATTCTAGAAGAGAGTGAGGGCATACAGACTGGTGAAGAATAGCAGGCAAGTGCATTTCCAATGACACCAATAGCCtgaaaattcctttcttcttccttctttccctgcctccctccgtCCCCCgattcctccctccttccctctctccctctcttccttctttcctttttcctgtttccGACCCAGGCTGACCCCACACTGTTTCTTTAATCTtagcaaaagaaaatctctccGCATCGACGGCCATGTTCATTTCCCTCCTCAGCTCCGTGTACCCCACCACCTCTCCATTCACCCATCCGCCCAATGTGCCTTTTTGCAGGCCCTTCAGCTAGCACTTCCCCGGACAAGAATCCTCCCCGGGACAAGGCTCAGACATCCACCTTTCCTCCTGCCACAAAGGCCCCGGTGACCCAACCCCCACCCAAATCAACTGCCGGTGTCTCCCGCCCTGGACTTGAAGTCAACCCCACAAATGTGACAGACGTCGGCAGGTATGGTTTCCAGCTCTGGGACCCTGGTCCGCGTGCTGAGAGGAGGATGAGTGGAGTGAGGGATCGGGGAGGGTGAAGGGCAGGAGCAGGCTCAAGTCCCTTCAGTCTGGTGGAGCTccccaggggaggaaggaggtggtgCCAGAGTGAGGAGGAGGCTCCTGGTAAGGTTGCCACTACCCCCGGTTCCCTGCTGTATTTCCTTGCACGTcagagggtgaggagagggaaaTGCCCCCTTTGCTGAATTCCAATGGACCTCAGCCAACCCAGGGGCCTAATAGTGTAGTGGAAAAAGCACTCTGAGTGAGGGACCCTGGAGTCTCATGCCAGTCAcactgactggctgtgtgactttgggcgagtCAGGAACCCtctctggcttcagtttccttgtctatactGTAGGGAACTGGAAAATCAGAGCTGGAAGCAATGATCTAGCCCAACAGCTCTCAGCAGCTGCTGCAGAGGGCAATTAGCTGGAGGGTTTGCTTTCGCttcatttggtttatttctaATCCTGATGCGTGTGCCCTGCTGCAGACCAGCAGGCTCAGAATTCCTGGAGTTGGGGCCAGTCTCAGCATTTTTACAAGATCTTCAGGAGATTTTTTAATGTGCAGACAAAGCTAAGAACCACTACCTTTGCACGCACACCTCTTTACAGGTGATTTATCTTAGAATGTGTCCATCATTAAATATTGCgttaacagagaaagaaatattcttcCGTATTCCCCCTAATCTCACGAgtcttttttctccatattttctttgtctttattcatatttatatgtattttaacatagtaataattctaattataaacattttcattatttttccatgCTAACACTATTCTTCAATGTTGCGACCTAGTCGTCATAATTGTAATTTCAATGCATGCACACTCTTCTATCAGTGGAAAAGCCATCACTGACGGAATCATTTGTCTCTTTCTAGACATggagattgttttcattttttatactaTTGGTGACTCTGAGATGAACATACTCCTGCagatgtctttttcttcttttaaatcaattattcaaaagaaatgcCCATGAGAGAATTTGAACATTCACATTGCTCTGTATGCATATTGCCAAACGGCCTTCCAAAGATTGGAAGCGGTTTGCAGTGCGATCCACAAGGCAGCAGTGTCACCATCGAGGgtgtagtattttaaaaatattcctgccCAAATAGATGTGAACCGGTGCCCACTTCTGTTTCTCTATTGCTGTGGACCATGAGCTCCGTGCAGCTGGAGGCAGTGCCTTTTTTCCCCGTGTTGTTTCGCTGGCATCAGCCTAAGCCGGAGTGCCTGGTGTGTAGCGGGGGCTCATTAAACCTTGTGggctcaataaaataaatgagctagTGAGAGTCAaagttcttcttttttcactgcttttattttccagCATGCAAACTGAGAGCACATAACCTTTGCCCACGTTCCTCCTAGAGGCTGCCCCTCTTTCATCTATTAACTTTATCTGTTAACTAATAGGAACTATGCCATGGTCAGAGTCTAGTCAGGAAAGCAGAAGCCACTGAGCCGTTTGAACAAGAGATCATTTGACACAGAGAGCTGTTTGCGCAGGTGATGGAAGAGCTGAGACCCCAATCTGGGGATGGATGGTGAGAGAACTCAGAGGAAGCCGCTGTCACCCTGTTTCAGGGTGGCATCCTCAGAAGGGGGATGTCTGATGCAAATGTTTTCGGAAGTGATCCCAGACAAAACCATTAGGGAAGTgggacaggggagggaaggaaaccaAGCAAACAGTGTCAAAACCAAGCCAAGCACCACAGGAGGAACTTTGGCTCAGTCCTGCAGGGGTTGGGGAGTTGGGATGGAGTTCTGGGAACCCACGGGTCACACTTGGAGTTGTCTGTATTCAGGCCAGGAACTGGAACATGGCCACTGCCCACACTGCGGATGGTGCCCCTGCAACCACCATGGGCCAGAGAGGCACTGGCTTGCCGGCTCCTGCCCGTGCCATCGGAGGCTGAACTTGACCAGGCTGCAGACACCTAGTCCTGGGGAAGCCTGACAGagctggaggctgggggtggatTTCAGTGCTAACGGCCACCTGCCGCTTTCCATCCCCGTTGTGTCATTTGTTCCTTAGCTGGTTTGTACCTGCACATTTAAGTTTTGTGTAGGCAAATGtgttaactttaaaattattgctttgctttgttctttACTTGTGCTTGATTCTATTTCCTgtgactttgcttttttctttttttcattttatttaaatctttagtCCATCTTCGGGAGAGGGGTTACTTTGCTGTATGgtataaaatgtagaaaagatgACTTTTCTTCATATGACTATCCAGGTACCATAAGACTATTTACTAAACAGTCCTCGCCGATTTCCTCAGGTGTTAAATTCCCAGTAACATTAGCTCTAGCTCTGAACTTCTGTATGTTTCACTGCCACCCAGTCCTCTTTTTGTCACTGTGCCGGATGCAGATTAGCTCTGCTGTTGTCTATTCCGTATCTACCGAGTCTGGACAGGCCAAGCTTCCTCACTCTCTTCTGTCCCTTTCTCATGATCCCTACTGCCCTTTACCCAGGACTTTCAGAATCATTTGgctaaaatctataaaaattaatgatGGGATTTTGATGAGAATTAGATTCCTCTCAGTTTAtaggtgtggaaactgaggcggAAGAGGTGAGATGACTCTCCCTGCTGAACAGGTTTCCCGGCTCCAGGACTCTGTACTTGTGACCCTGCTCATCACCGTGGAGAAAGAGGAATGCCATCAGCCTAccctttctcccaaagccccttcTGGACATGGACCCTCTGCTCTCaactaaatatatttcttttttttttttttttaaagattttattttttcctttttctccccaaagcctcccggtacatagttgtatattcttcgttgtgggtccttctagttgtggcatgtgggacgctgcctcagcgtggtctgatgagcagtgccatgtccgcgcccaggattcgaaccaacgaaacactgggccgcctgcagcggagcgcgcgaacttaaccactcagccacggggccagcccctcaactaaATACATTTCTAATCAGTAGTTTCAGGCAATGGGGCAAACTAAAATGCCCAGGGCCAGTCAGCATGGGGAAGGTGCTGGAAGGAGCTAAGCAGATAAGATAAGGGGCACGAAGGAATTTTGTGGAGTAAAACTCAATGTGAGGGAGCCCCATTGCCAGGGGCACCAACATGTCTCCTCTCTCCCACAGGATCTCTGTGTTCAGCATTGTCATTCCTGTGGCGTGCGCACTTGTGACTAAGAGCCTGGTCCTTACTGTCCTGTTTGCTGTCACACAGAAGTCATTTGGATCCTAGGCCCATGGACCCATGAGGATGACCTCTGATCTCCATCTACATCCATCTGGCAGTTGTGCTGGAAGAAGAATGTGAGGGGGACGGGAAGGAAGGGGCAGCGACATGAGTTGGATCCATTACAAAGGTTATTTCTGAGGCTCAGGATCTCGCCTTCCCAGTTCTGCTGACTCCCCTCATTTCACTGATGACCGTGGGGTGTGCTTTGCCCCCTTAAAAGAGCAGACACAGCCCCAAACATGCCTTGACCCTCCATCCCACCAACAGCTTAGGGTTTGCATTGAATAAACACAGAGTCCAATGCTTTTCACTGTCGCTGTCTTGTGGGGGTTGTGAGGCACAGAGGGCACAGCTGCCAAGTCTGTCCTGGTCCTTGGCCTGGACCATAAGATTTTGGCCTGACCTGGACAGATCTCCCATTCCAGAACCATCCTGCTCTCTCGGCCACTGGGATCTTCCTTCCCTATAGAATCAGATGCTTAGGTTTCTCCCTTCATCTGTGGCCCTTTCCAACACTCCCAGAAAAGGGTAGGGAAAACCATGGAACAAGGAGAAGACATGACACCACGGTGAGAATTCCATATTTGGGAAAGAGAAACCAAGTTAACTATAATGCTGTATCCTGGGAAAATACTGGGAGGATGACACAGGATCCAAAGGATGGGATGGATAGAGAATATCATTTGTCTATTGTGTGCATTATCAGGGGTGCATTTATCACTGGATCTTCAGAACAACcccatgaaggcagagaaataTGTGACTAGAATGAGGCCACACGAGTGGTAAGTCACTGTTTACTGGCAGGAACAAAATCTAAAGAGTTCCTTTACTGAAGACTAAGCACCTCAAAGATATAGAGAATAGAATAACCAGGAGTTCTGCCTATGAAGCTTCTAAATGCCTCTTTCCTTGTATTACACAAGGGGCAGGGATGGTGGGGTGACAAGATCTCACCATTTAGGCTTCTGGAGGTGTCCCCTATGTGCACTCCTCATTCCAcactctgccttcctcctctctcgGTCTGCCCCATAACTCCCCTTTAGCTCCCATACTCACCCATGAAATAGGTATGTAGGCCTACCTGTGTCTTGCAAAGTCCAACAGATTTAAATCAGGACTTTCCAATTTCCTATCTTTTCAGGCTCTAGAGGTGCGGCCTCATTGGCAGGGAAAAGATGATGCGTCCTTCCATTCTAATTCAGCAATGGCCAAGGCCAATTTCATCCTGAATTCCCCAAGAGCAAACATACCTTATCACACATAATCCAACTCATGTTAGAAAAACATGTTCCTACAATCAGCATGACTTTCCCCCACTCCTATAAAAAAGGTACCCGAGTATAAGGCACCGTCCGCCCCACCCTGAGCCCACTGCCATCACACAAGGACTTCCTCATCAGCCCGAGAACTGCTCCGTCTGAACCCTCCAGGAAAATAGCACTGACCCCAGGGAGATCATCTCTGATCCTCCCATTCTGAATCCGTTACAAGATGTGTGAAGGGAATTCGTGTCTTCCTGGGACTCTGGTGAGCAGGGCTGATGCAGAAGCTCTTCATCTCAGCGCAGCCATTTTCCTGCCTAAGAAGCTCGGAGGCAGGGACTGCATGGCACACAGTGCTGGCTTTTGAGGTTGCTAATCTGAGACCTGCATTTCAGCAATTCCAGTGTTGCCCCCATTTGCGAAGTTGACAGAAAGGCCAGGGCAAGGGAGGGACTGTCGTTAAATGCCATCCGGGAGGGGCAGGATGCTGTAGGGCAGTGTTCCTCACACTGTAGTCCTTAGACCACTGCATCAGACTCCTCTGGAGCATTgcttaaaattcagattcctggggcccctccagacctactgagtcacaGTCGGCGGCTCTCTCAGTGCTTCTCAAGCTTCTTTGGAAGATAGGGTTCCAAGAAGTCAGCATGCTCCTTACCAAACAGCACCAAACATTCATATGTTCGTCCTGAGGTCACCAACTGCATGGTTTAGTGTGCTTGTGTGCTTAATTTAATTATAGATGAAGCAGTATTTAAGTCCAACATATTAAATAAACTTGCCTGAGAAATTATATCCACTCAGTTGGAAGACACGTTGCTGTGCTGGATGCTCTCCTGTTTGCACCTGCAGGCCCGCTTTCCACCCTTTTCCTCCCTGCTCTGAGCCTGGGAACCTGACCAGTGTGGGCTAAATGAACAGAATGCCTTGCCCACCAGCTTCTGGTTGGGTTTAGCCAGTGGGCAGCATGAAAGGAGCACAGAGGATGGGACGAGAATGACGTCAGGGCTATTATCCCTCTGTGGAGTGGCATGAATGGCTTCATTCCTTGGAGCCCCTTCAAGCTCCTCACCAAACAGCTACCATCTCCCAGTTTGGACCCCTGCTCCATCCTGTTGCCCCTTTAGGCCTAGAGGTGGTGATGGCTCACCACTGTCACCAGCCTCAGGGCACTGCAGCATTACTTCTGGTTTCCCCAAATTCTACCCATACTTTCAGTAAACGTTTCTCAATTACCCGGTTTCAGTGAGCCACCCGTTTCTTGCTGAGACCTTGACTGATACAATAGTGCTGTGTGGTTAATTACACAGGCCTTGGCATTAAACAACACCtcggtttgaatcccagctctacgaTATCCTTGAAATACGTCTGATCTTGAGTGACTCagttaatctctctgggcctcagccggGAGATCGTCCTCATTGCCTCAAAGTGCATAATAACCAATGCCGGTCATGATTCTGATGTCAACAATGGGATCCAGTTCTGGCTGTCTTAAACAGCCAAGGAATTTAGAAGGATATCA
This genomic interval carries:
- the TREM1 gene encoding triggering receptor expressed on myeloid cells 1 yields the protein MRKAKLWGLLGMLFVSELQAAAGQAEEKKILTEGETLNYHCVYTRKHSQSQKAWQRVRDGGKAETLAFTEKTSKNSQELGGRYFLEDNTTQGAVHVRMTNVQVSDSGLYRCVIYPILSNPEVLESLRLVVTKGPSASTSPDKNPPRDKAQTSTFPPATKAPVTQPPPKSTAGVSRPGLEVNPTNVTDVGRISVFSIVIPVACALVTKSLVLTVLFAVTQKSFGS